Proteins encoded by one window of Thunnus thynnus chromosome 3, fThuThy2.1, whole genome shotgun sequence:
- the cc2d1a gene encoding coiled-coil and C2 domain-containing protein 1A yields MSRSRNPNPPRGQGAARAKQMGLLLDLSPDGGMDDDRNDEELEAELLSLVGGGGGRSQGRKSEGRAPVPMTEIEQMAALCMKDLDDEEIGDEDLDDEDLLAELNEVLEEDEGETPAPTPPAVTPTAPKVNVTSHSAPPAAPSGATGLESRLLERIEMYKTAISNAKAAGETSKVRRYDRGLKTLQSMLTSVRKGKPVNEEEIPPPVALGGKPNTAAESESIKEQPEPTLMPSPPTNQKPLREAAPTAPNNKPLHLTPPQKPAAAVTPETPAISPLTPSQPDAQHSELKQAVLSRQREYKMAAIHAKQSGDIDQAKQHYLIAKKLDMIVEALDGGKPIDLSSLPPPPGDAVAEHRAPPPPQSSSKPAAPAAPAAPAAPTAPASTHVAPADLPAPRSLAEALQQRMDIYKSAAEGAKSKGDDRKARMHQRIVKQYQDAIRAHKAGRPVSLSDLPVPPGCPPLQGSEGGQQNFMGVLETAMKIANQDADAEDEEEDGPREAAKPAVHPSTQKAKSPAPQAPRGSSALKLGPKAQQQVDFLSLRRQAFLRAALRSKQMKDMTGAAQHLRHAKGIDPMINAAKSGLPVDITKIPSAPVSEDDYSLARSRTSPLSPRSSEQYRGLMDLLRKQHEKCLNHSQQTMQTGNVGEALKCEKLVEESLKNIEILKNAHAKGHPVPKCRTEERTFNTAKIYTNLTPNDLVLYIIKAINLPAPSGVSPNDLDASVKFEFPFPSSEEAQRDKTSTVKNTNSPEFKEQFKLNINRTHRGFKRVVQSKGIKFEIIHKGGLFKTDKVVGTAHLKLEGLENHCEIRDIIEVMDGRKATGGKLEVRVKIREPLSAVDLQPVTEKWLVLEAVSPLSPPERQKERAPSPRSNPRHEASSRSSHPNNSPPHYKLHSFSLLNYDKERLERKIAEYRRNRRDPPPDVIHQYKEVTHRLQWQKAQLERASPALLTEYENVLRRFVQGLADSVKKYSSQGNREAAKDALGRLKMVESELESLTRKRTG; encoded by the exons ATGAGTCGCAGTCGGAACCCTAACCCTCCCCGGGGTCAAGGGGCAGCGCGAGCCAAACAG aTGGGGCTGCTGCTCGACCTGTCCCCGGATGGAGGAATGGATGATGACAGGAATGATGAAGAGCTGGAGGCAGAGCTGCTCAGTCTGgtgggaggtggaggaggaagatcACAAGGGAGGAAAAGTGAAGGCAGAG CTCCTGTTCCCATGACTGAAATAGAGCAGATGGCAGCTCTTTGTATGAAAGACCTGGATGATGAGGAAATCGGGGATGAAGATTTGGATGATGAAGATCTgctg GCAGAATTGAATGAGGTTTTAGAGGAAGATGAGGGAGAAACTCCTGCTCCCACCCCTCCTGCCGTCACGCCAACTGCTCCTAAAGTGAACGTAACATCCCActctgctcctcctgctgctcccaGTGGTGCAACTGGGTTGGAGTCCCGCCTATTGGAGCGCATTGAAATGTATAAGACTGCCATCTCCAACGCCAAGGCTGCGGGGGAGACTAGCAAAGTTCGAAGATATGATCGTGGGTTAAAG ACATTGCAGTCCATGTTAACATCTGTTAGGAAAGGAAAACCAGTCAATGAGGAGGAGATTCCACCTCCTGTCGCTCTTGGCGGAAAGCCCAACACTGCAGCCGAGTCTGAATCGATCAAGGAACAGCCAGAGCCCACGCTGATGCCCTCTCCTCCCACCAATCAGAAACCTTTAAGGGAGGCTGCACCGACAGCTCCTAATAATAAGCCGCTCCATCTGACCCCACCCCAAAAGCCTGCAGCTGCTGTCACCCCAGAAACACCTGCTATCTCGCCGCTCACCCCCAGCCAGCCTGACGCACAGCATTCAG agctgaaacaggcCGTGTTGTCCAGACAGAGGGAGTACAAGATGGCTGCCATACACGCCAAACAGAGCGGCGACATTGACCAGGCCAAACAGCACTACCTCATTGCCAAG AAGCTGGACATGATCGTGGAGGCACTGGACGGAGGCAAACCAATAGATCTGAGCTCACTGCCGCCACCTCCTG GAGACGCAGTAGCAGAGCACCGtgcgcctcctcctcctcagtcttCCTCTAAACCTGctgcccctgctgctcctgctgctcctgctgcccCCACTGCTCCTGCATCCACCCACGTGGCCCCTGCCG ACCTGCCTGCTCCCAGAAGTTTGGCAGAAGCCCTGCAGCAGAGGATGGACATATACAagtcagcagcagagggagccAAGAGCAAAGGAGATGACCGTAAGGCCCGCATGCACCAGCGCATTGTTAAG CAATATCAGGATGCCATCAGAGCTCACAAAGCTGGACGACCTGTCAGCTTGTCTGATCTACCTGTGCCACCAG GCTGCCCACCGCTCCAGGGCTCAGAGGGGGGTCAGCAGAACTTCATGGGTGTCCTGGAAACAGCTATGAAAATAGCTAATCAGGATGCAGACgcagaggatgaagaagaggatggTCCAAGAGAGGCTGCCAAg cCTGCAGTGCATCCATCCACCCAGAAAGCGAAATCTCCAGCTCCTCAGGCCCCTAGAGGCTCCTCAGCTCTAAAACTGGGACCTAAAG CCCAGCAGCAAGTGGATTTCTTGTCGCTAAGGCGACAGGCTTTTTTGCGTGCAGCACTGCGCTCCAAACAGATGAAG GACATGACAGGAGCAGCGCAGCACCTCAGACACGCCAAGGGAATCGACCCCATGATCAACGCTGCCAAATCTGGCCTACCCGTTGACATCACCAAG ATTCCTAGCGCTCCAGTCAGTGAGGATGACTACTCCCTGGCTCGTTCCCGtacctcccctctctcccctcgCTCCAGTGAGCAGTACCGCGGTCTCATGGATCTTTTGCGGAAGCAGCATGAG AAATGTTTGAATCACTCTCAACAGACCATGCAGACAGGCAATGTGGGCGAGGCTCTAAA GTGTGAGAAGCTTGTTGAGGAGTCGCTGAAGAACATTGAGATACTGAAGAACGCCCACGCCAAGGGCCACCCAGTCCCCAAGTGCCGCACTGAGGAGAGAACCTTCAACACCGCCAA GATCTACACCAACCTGACGCCTAATGACCTGGTACTGTACATCATCAAAGCCATCAACCTACCAGCTCCCTCAG GTGTCTCACCTAATGATCTGGATGCCAGCGTGAAGTTTGAGTTTCCTTTTCCCAGTTCG gaggagGCACAGAGGGACAAAACCAGCACAGTAAAGAACACAAACAGTCCAGAGTTTAAAGAGCAGTTTAAACTCAACATCAACCGGACGCACAGAGGCTTTAAACGAGTCGTCCAGTCCAAAGGCATCAAGTTTGAAATCATCCACAAGGG AGGCCTctttaaaacagacaaagtaGTGGGCACAGCTCACCTGAAGCTAGAGGGTCTAGAGAACCACTGCGAAATCAGAGACATTATAGAG GTGATGGATGGACGTAAAGCCACAGGCGGCAAGCTGGAGGTGAGGGTGAAGATCAGAGAACCTTTATCAGCAGTGGATCTCCAGCCGGTGACGGAGAAGTGGCTGGTTCTCGAAGCAGTCTCCCCCCTTTCTCCTCCAGAGAGGCAAAAGGAACGG GCTCCGTCTCCTCGGTCGAACCCCAGACATGAAGCAAGCAGCCGGAGCAGTCATCCCAACAACTCTCCTCCGCACTACAAACTCCACAGCTTCAGCCTCCTCAACTATGACAAGGAGCGGCTGGAGAGAAag ATTGCAGAGTACCGAAGGAACCGGCGCGATCCCCCTCCTGACGTCATCCATCAATACAAAGAGGTCACACACAGGCTGCAGTGGCAAAAAGCACAGCTGGAGCGAGCTTCTCCTGCTCTGCTTACag AGTATGAAAATGTGCTGCGGCGCTTCGTCCAAGGACTCGCTGATTCTGTGAAGAAATACTCGAGCCAAGGCAACAGG GAAGCTGCCAAGGATGCTCTGGGCAGGTTGAAGATGGTAGAGAGTGAG cTGGAATCGCTGACAAGGAAACGTACTGGCTGA
- the si:ch211-286b5.2 gene encoding uncharacterized protein si:ch211-286b5.2: MAKGRAKISSSGKGDLDSLALPQPRSLRSRKRECPSDEVFLTDDVRASDHQQDTEGNNRAAAASPLQRPQSLLQESMTSSQQDQAAEQQQDASTEEKHDSQLESFRVHTENDTSKKGKDKEEITTEECNKSASQTCTDKLQVFLPTSEEADESCGTALEEQLGARENSHCDLERNQETSQEETSQDVRMVDVKETTKEEVPRLPVKKKPRMGMCGLTEREQSHFPQTQKLENGQNRLERVERQMCHNKAELSAQEEIISSPPPIPAASVAELREAEIKLQSSHCEGIDRAETEVHVTVSTSYGTSTVCDPGCSDGKSCEAEPAEKEEAHLGNPEQQELEGSTAEIMAEIYQKQTEDGEEDESAEVATSYANPSQNEETEKQKDGSEAASLQVCSVTITRNGTKEEMTGDAGDGDRAEAGASSTDTQQEGFNCGSLELCRAAETPGSSEREGSCDPEHATSPTMNVEDPQTRDTTDPFGPGCLDYVSDSQLNTIVWIEEEVMDKDGDLGSSHCNEDATDLICGLIRELSSLNRTVMATHRELENLRRGSKSSRSSAR, from the exons ATGGCCAAAGGGAGAGCAAAGATCAGCAGCAGCGGTAAAGGAGACTTAG ACAGCTTAGCACTGCCCCAGCCTCGGTCACTCAGGTCAAGGAAGAGGGAATGTCCAAGTGATGAAGTTTTCCTGACTGATGATGTTCGGGCCTCTGACCATCAACAG GACACTGAAGGTAATAATAGAGCAGCGGCTGCCTCACCACTACAGCGTCCCCAGTCTCTTCTCCAGGAATCTATGACTTCATCTCAACAGGATCAGGCAGCAGAACAGCAACAAGATGCCTccacagaagaaaaacatgattcTCAGCTGGAGAGCTTTAGAGTACATACTGAAAATGACACCAGCAAGAAGGGGAAGGACAAGGAGGAAATAACAACAGAGGAATGTAACAAGTCGGCATCTCAAACGTGCACTGATAAACTACAGGTTTTTCTCCCAACCTCCGAAGAGGCTGATGAATCCTGTGGAACTGCTTTGGAAGAACAACTTGGTGCAAGAGAAAACTCTCACTGTGATTTGGAGAGAAACCAAGAAACCAGCCAAGAAGAAACCAGCCAAGATGTGCGCATGGTTGATGTCAAGGAAACCACAAAGGAGGAAGTTCCGAGATTGCCGGTCAAAAAGAAGCCAAGGATGGGAATGTGTGGTTTGACAGAGAGGGAGCAGAGTCATTTTCCACAGACACAAAAGCTTGAAAATGGGCAAAACAGACTGGAGAGAGTTGAGAGGCAGATGTGCCATAATAAAGCTGAACTATCGGCTCAGGAAGAGATTATATCTTCACCTCCACCCATCCCGGCAGCCAGCGTCGCAGAGctgagagaggcagagataaAACTTCAGTCCAGTCACTGTGAAGGGATTGACAG GGCAGAAACTGAAGTCCATGTCACTGTCTCTACCTCATATGGGACCAGTACTGTCTGTGATCCAGGCTGCTCAGACGGAAAAAGTTGTGAGGCTGAACCCGCAGAGAAAGAGGAGGCACATTTGGGAAATCCGGAGCAACAAGAACTTGAAGGCAGCACAGCTGAGATTATGGCTGAAATAtatcagaaacaaacagaagacGGGGAAGAAGATGAGTCAGCAGAAGTAGCAACTTCTTACGCTAATCCATCTCAGAATGAGGAGACTGAGAAACAGAAGGATGGGAGTGAAGCTGCCTCTCTGCAGGTGTGTAGTGTGACCATAACAAGAAATGGGACTAAGGAAGAGATGACTGGTGATGCTGGGGACGGTGACAGAGCCGAAGCAGGGGCTTCATCCACAGACACCCAGCAAGAAGGATTCAACTGTGGCTCTCTGGAGCTCTGCCGGGCTGCAGAGACGCCTGGTAGTTCAGAGAGGGAAGGCAGT TGTGATCCTGAACATGCCACTAGTCCCACTATGAATGTGGAGGACCCTCAGACAAGGGACACCACTGACCCGTTTGGACCTGGATGCTTAGATTACGTGTCGGACTCGCAGCTGAACACCATTGTTTGGAT TGAGGAGGAAGTGATGGACAAGGATGGAGATCTTGGTTCCTCACACTGTAATGAAGATGCCACAGACCTAATCTGCGGGCTCATCAGGGAACTCTCCTCTCTGAA TCGAACTGTAATGGCCACTCACAGAGAGCTTGAAAACCTGCGGCGTGGCAGTAAAAGTTCAAGGAGCTCTGCACGTTGA